A genomic stretch from Kovacikia minuta CCNUW1 includes:
- a CDS encoding restriction endonuclease subunit S encodes MSDELMELPEGWEWITFEGLVINHDGKRVPVSSTDRQERQGDFPYYGASGIIDYVDDYLFDGDFLLIAEDGANLISRSTPIAFEATGKFWVNNHAHVVEPLKEIILTSYLRDYFNCTDLKFYISGSAQPKLNQKNLNRIPIPLPPLNEQKRIVAAIESLRERSQKARSALAAIPELCDKFRQSVLAAAFRGDLTADWREQNPDVEPASVLLERIRVQHTELPDFLDLPELPESWSWSNLGAMGKVSGGLTKNSKRDELPLEFPYLRVANVYANSLDLNEVKTIKIHEGEYKRVLLQKGDLLVVEGNGSIDQIGRVALWEGSIDPCLHQNHLIKVRFNPTEIGQYILLWLLSNQGRKYITRVASSTAGLHTLSLSKVSALPVPTASQPEQQEIVERVKTLLKVVNRFEQQFSKTESQVNLLDRSILAKAFRGELVEQDPSDEPASVLLERIRAEREQQAQGKAKKPGKKGQRTIKADPP; translated from the coding sequence ATGAGTGATGAATTGATGGAATTGCCCGAAGGTTGGGAGTGGATAACGTTTGAAGGATTAGTTATTAATCATGATGGGAAAAGGGTACCTGTAAGTAGCACTGATAGACAAGAACGACAAGGAGATTTCCCGTATTACGGTGCCTCTGGAATTATTGATTATGTTGACGATTATCTGTTTGATGGTGACTTTCTACTGATTGCCGAAGATGGAGCTAATTTAATCAGCCGGTCTACCCCTATTGCCTTTGAGGCAACTGGAAAGTTTTGGGTGAATAATCATGCTCATGTTGTGGAACCGTTGAAAGAGATAATCCTCACCTCGTATCTACGAGATTATTTCAATTGCACAGATCTAAAGTTCTATATTTCCGGCTCAGCACAACCGAAACTTAACCAAAAAAATCTTAATCGCATCCCAATTCCCCTGCCGCCACTCAATGAGCAAAAGCGGATTGTTGCAGCGATCGAATCCCTGAGAGAGCGGAGCCAGAAAGCGCGATCGGCTCTTGCAGCCATCCCTGAGTTGTGCGACAAATTCCGGCAATCCGTCCTCGCCGCTGCGTTCCGGGGCGACCTCACCGCCGACTGGCGCGAACAAAACCCAGATGTTGAACCTGCTTCAGTGTTGCTGGAGAGAATTAGGGTTCAGCATACTGAGCTACCAGATTTCCTGGACTTACCTGAGCTTCCAGAAAGCTGGAGTTGGTCAAACCTTGGAGCAATGGGAAAAGTCAGCGGTGGTTTAACAAAAAATTCTAAGCGTGATGAATTACCTTTGGAGTTTCCCTATCTTCGTGTAGCTAATGTTTATGCTAATTCTCTAGACTTAAACGAAGTAAAAACAATCAAAATTCATGAAGGCGAATATAAGCGAGTGTTGCTACAGAAAGGAGATTTGTTGGTAGTTGAAGGAAATGGCAGTATTGATCAAATTGGTAGAGTTGCTTTGTGGGAAGGTAGTATTGATCCATGCTTGCATCAGAACCATCTTATTAAGGTCAGATTTAACCCTACTGAAATTGGGCAATACATTCTTCTTTGGCTTCTGTCGAATCAAGGACGGAAATATATCACTAGAGTTGCGAGTTCAACCGCAGGATTGCATACTCTGAGCCTTTCAAAGGTTTCCGCTTTACCAGTTCCTACTGCTTCTCAGCCTGAACAACAAGAAATTGTTGAGCGCGTTAAAACATTACTCAAAGTTGTAAATCGCTTCGAGCAACAGTTTTCTAAAACAGAATCCCAAGTAAATCTATTAGATCGCTCCATTCTTGCTAAAGCCTTCCGGGGTGAACTCGTCGAGCAAGACCCCAGCGATGAGCCTGCCTCCGTGTTGCTAGAGCGCATCCGTGCCGAGCGGGAGCAGCAGGCGCAGGGGAAAGCAAAGAAACCGGGGAAGAAAGGGCAGCGTACAATAAAGGCAGATCCTCCCTAA